In Caballeronia sp. SBC1, the DNA window AAGGCCGATGCGCTGATCATCGTCGCGTACGAGCATCCCGACATCACGGCGGCCTTGCGTCAGGTCAGCCGCGCGATGCCGGTCGTCACGCTTGCCAGCGACCTGCCTGGAACGGGGCGGCTGGCTTACGTGGGGATCGACAATCGTGGGGCGGGACGCGTCGCGGGCGAGCTGATGGGCCGCTTTCTCGGCGATGCGGGAGGCAAGGTGCTCGTGATGACGGGCATGCATGATTTCCTCGGCCATGAAGAACGCGAAAGCGGTTTTCGTTCGGTACTGCGGCGGCGTTTCCCTAACTGCGACATCGTGGAAACCGTCGAGAGCCGTGAGCAATCGGCGGTCACCGAAAGCCTCACTCGCGACGCCTTCCGGCGTTATCCCGACCTGCGCGGGATCTATAACATTTCAGTCGGCGACGAAGGCGTCGGCGCGGCACTTCAGGCGCTCGGCCGGGTTCGTTCGACGGTGTTCGTCGGCCACGAACTCAACGACATTTCGCGGCGCTTGCTCATTGAAGGAACGCTCGACGCCGTGCTCGACCAGAACCCGGCCGCCGAAGCAATGCGTTCCATCGAAATCATCTTGCGGCACTATCATCGCGACCCCGGCGTGGCATTGCCGCAGCAGATTCCGGTCACGGTGTTGTTGCGTGAAAACCTTCCGTTCAGCGATTAAGCGCTAACGGTGCTGGCTTTTCTTGGCGGCACAGGCCGCTCCAGAGTTCGCGAATCCGATCGCGCATCAGCAGGGATTCGGCCCAGCGGTCGGTCGTGTCGTTGCCATCGCGGCCGATGATTGCGTAAGGCTTGGGTCCCAGTTCGCACGTGAAGACCAGCGTGTCATCTGGACCCGCGCGCCGTTGCCACGACGCAAAGCCGTAACGCCACCAGTCGAGAAACAGGTCCACCCAGATCCGGTGCGGCTCGAACGAGATCTCTATCTGCACCTGTTCACGGCTCGCAACGCGGCCGTGGAAGGCCCACGAATTGTCGAGAATCCGGTGCATATCCGCATGGTTTTCATCGGACACGGGTAGCGCGAATTCACGTCCCACGAGATAGTGCGAGATGTCGCCAAGCAGTTTCAGATCCGGCCGGGCTTCAAGCAGATCGAGCGTGAAATGCAGGTCCGTTGTCATGCGGTCCCGATGCGTTTCGATATACACCGGAAAGTCGACCTGCTCGGCGAGCCTCGTCCATCCATCGATCAACTTGAGCGCGTCATTGAGCCGACGCGGCCGCACATCTGGCTGCAAGTCGATGTGATGCACGCCGAACTCAGTGGCTATTTCAAGGATCGGCTGCAGGTCATCTACCGTACGCGGAAAACATTGTCCCTCTGCTTGCAGGCCAAGTGGTCTTAGCAAACCGCTAAGCTGACGCACGTCGTCGCGCGATGCATAAGAAGCGCTGACGCCATTGAAACCCGCTTGCGCGATCATCGCTATGTTGTCTTCAAGCGAGCGCTCATGGCCGTCAGTGTGACGGCGCTCCATTGCCCATAGCGACTGATAGATGTCGAGCCGCTGCGTCATAGCGCCTCCACGGCGAGCAGCGGCTTGAGCTTGACGCTGCGATCCGAGAGCAAGGAAGGGTCAACGCATGCCCTCCGCGCAATCAACTCCTGCGCCACTCGCACGTCGCGTGCGATCTCGATTGCCTGGCCCACGCCGCTCGCGCCGACCAGCACGCCGTCGCGATCCAGCGCGAAGAAGATCCGCGAGGTGGCGCCCGTCTCACGCACAACGGTCGTCACGCCGAACGCTGGCATGCCGGCAATCTGGATGGTCATGTCGTATTGATCAGACCAGAACCATGGGACTTCGGAATAGGTTTCGCCGCGGTCGAGCATGTTGCGCGCGACAATACGTGCATGGTCCTCCGCGTTCTTCCAGCATTCGAGCCGCATGCGCCGGCGGAACAACCGGTGTGGGAACGAGCAGACGTCGCCGGCTGCGAAAATGTGCGGATCGTTGGTGCGCAGCGTGTCGTCCACGGCAATGCCGTCCGCTACGTCAATACCCGCCGCTTCCGCCAGCTCCGTGCGCGGCTTCACGCCAATGCCGGCGATCACGCAATCGCACGCGATGCTCGTGCCGTCGGAGAGCTTCACGCAGGTGACCCGCTTCATAGTCGATCCTACTATCCGGTCGACCTGTAGGGCGAAGCGCACGTCCACGCCCATCTGCCTGTGCCGTTCCACCAGATACGCCGCGACAATCTCCGGCACGGCACGCATCAGCGCACGCGCGGCCGCTTCGATCACGATCACTTCACAGCCTCTTGCAATAGCCGTTGCCGCGATCTCCAGCCCGATAAAACCCGCACCCACGATCGCGATCTTCCGTCCCGGCAACAACTCGCCGACTACGCTTGACGCGTCTGCTGCCGTGCGCAAGACATGCACGCCGTCAAGCGTTGCGCCGGGCACGCTCAGGCGCCTTGGCGCCGCGCCGGTGGCGATCAGCAGACGCTGATAGGCAATGGTATGGCCGTCCTTCAGAACCACCTTGCGCGCTGCGCGATCGATCTGTTGAACGCTTGCATCGACACGCAGGTCGATGCGTTGCTCGCAATAAAACGTCTCGTCATACAGCGCGCATTGCGCGGTCGTTTTCTGACCGAGCAGCACGGCCTTTGAGAGCGGTGGCCTGTCATAAGGCGCAACCCCTTCATTGCCAAGCAGCGTGATCTCGCCGTCCCAGCCGTTGTCGCGCAACGCATGGGCGGCGCGTGCTCCGCTTTGCCCGGCGCCTATGATCACCATCGCGGGTCGGCTTTTCATGACGCGGTCTTCGCTTGCGCCGGTACGCCGAGCAGCACTTCGCCGCCTTCAATGCGCACGGGGTAAGTTTTCAAATGCAAGCAGACGGGCGGGCTTTTGGGCTTGCCTGTGGGGATATCGAAACGTCCCTGATGCAGAGGGCATTCGATTTCACGATTGAGCACGAAGCCATCGGCGAGATGTGCGCGTTCGTGTGTGCACCAGCCATCCGATGCGAAGAAACCTTCAGCGATCCGATACACCGCGTAACTCGCACCCGCGTGATCGAAGCGGATTACGTCTTCTTCGGCGATCTCGCTGGCAGCGCAGGCGACGACCCACTCAATGTCATTCGTTTCAACGGCCACAAGAGCCTCCGGGTTGTTGCAATTGTTCAGATGCCCGACTGGGCCGCAAATGTTCCGTGCGGGGCACTTTCAACCGGCACCTTGCGTTCGATCACATGAGCCGGATCGGAGCGTTGTTTCCATAACGCGGGCACCATCTCGCGATACACCGAGGAAAGGCTCGGATAAGCGGGCGGAAGCTGATCCTTGATGACTTCATGCAAACGCGGCAGCGCGTGGAACGGCACCATTGGCAGGAGATGGTGTTCAAGGTGGTAGTTCATGTTCAGGTACAGAAAGCGGAAGACCGGATTGATGTACACCGTGCGTGTGTTCAGCCGATGGTCCTTCACGTTGACCGCGAGGCCCGCATGCTGCGTCAGGCCGAGCAACTGATGCAGCCAGCCGCCATAAAAACGCGGTGTCC includes these proteins:
- a CDS encoding LacI family DNA-binding transcriptional regulator; protein product: MPDLTNRRKTSMADIAKAADVSEATVDRVLNGRGGVSREKERRVLEWARKLKIDRALDAVSVRWLRIAILLQQPVAPYYVYLKQGFEIAQKAFEAQRVICAVTYFDNLEPARVVETISRATQKADALIIVAYEHPDITAALRQVSRAMPVVTLASDLPGTGRLAYVGIDNRGAGRVAGELMGRFLGDAGGKVLVMTGMHDFLGHEERESGFRSVLRRRFPNCDIVETVESREQSAVTESLTRDAFRRYPDLRGIYNISVGDEGVGAALQALGRVRSTVFVGHELNDISRRLLIEGTLDAVLDQNPAAEAMRSIEIILRHYHRDPGVALPQQIPVTVLLRENLPFSD
- a CDS encoding sugar phosphate isomerase/epimerase yields the protein MTQRLDIYQSLWAMERRHTDGHERSLEDNIAMIAQAGFNGVSASYASRDDVRQLSGLLRPLGLQAEGQCFPRTVDDLQPILEIATEFGVHHIDLQPDVRPRRLNDALKLIDGWTRLAEQVDFPVYIETHRDRMTTDLHFTLDLLEARPDLKLLGDISHYLVGREFALPVSDENHADMHRILDNSWAFHGRVASREQVQIEISFEPHRIWVDLFLDWWRYGFASWQRRAGPDDTLVFTCELGPKPYAIIGRDGNDTTDRWAESLLMRDRIRELWSGLCRQEKPAPLALNR
- a CDS encoding NAD(P)/FAD-dependent oxidoreductase — protein: MKSRPAMVIIGAGQSGARAAHALRDNGWDGEITLLGNEGVAPYDRPPLSKAVLLGQKTTAQCALYDETFYCEQRIDLRVDASVQQIDRAARKVVLKDGHTIAYQRLLIATGAAPRRLSVPGATLDGVHVLRTAADASSVVGELLPGRKIAIVGAGFIGLEIAATAIARGCEVIVIEAAARALMRAVPEIVAAYLVERHRQMGVDVRFALQVDRIVGSTMKRVTCVKLSDGTSIACDCVIAGIGVKPRTELAEAAGIDVADGIAVDDTLRTNDPHIFAAGDVCSFPHRLFRRRMRLECWKNAEDHARIVARNMLDRGETYSEVPWFWSDQYDMTIQIAGMPAFGVTTVVRETGATSRIFFALDRDGVLVGASGVGQAIEIARDVRVAQELIARRACVDPSLLSDRSVKLKPLLAVEAL
- a CDS encoding non-heme iron oxygenase ferredoxin subunit; the encoded protein is MAVETNDIEWVVACAASEIAEEDVIRFDHAGASYAVYRIAEGFFASDGWCTHERAHLADGFVLNREIECPLHQGRFDIPTGKPKSPPVCLHLKTYPVRIEGGEVLLGVPAQAKTAS